GTTCAGGAAATTATTTATAATCAGAAAAAGGTTTTCAAATTTACGGAGTTTTTAtttacaaattcatgaacatttttctaatcagtgaatatttttgaaattcacaGACATTTTTACATATTCCTGAACATTTTGTGTTTTTCATGAATAAATATGGCTAAAAAATAGAGGCACAGATGTTTTTTTGAACAATTTTTTTTCGCGATACAAAAACGCTACAGGAAAAGCCCAACAGTTAATCGCTACAAAAACGTTAGCGATGGCCGAGGAAAAGCGTTAGCGCTACAATGGATCGGTCCCTAGTCTAGCGATGGCCGTGGCCCATATTTGGGTTCTCCTCTGCCTTTCCTTTGTTTTTTATTACTTGTCCGTTTTCATTTTTATAGATTCTTTGGAATATTTTATTTTCTCATATTTTCTTTTCTTGATTACGTCCTTTTGTGTATTTTATCATGTTTAGGCTAAGTGCTTAAACCTCTTCTTAAATCACATGAACCCATATTTATACATGCAAAAACATTTCTTTTCAAAGTCaacatgttttttatttttttgaaagaaaaaccGGTTTTGCTAAATCTCATGTGCCTGAAATTATCCTTGGCTTCAATCACTTTTTTCTTCTTCCCGAGCGTAGGAGATGAGGAGGCCGGACCTAGTCGAAGAAGAAGTAGTCTCATTATCTATCTTGGGGATACCGGGAGTCCATGTTCATCGGGAAGCAACAACCTAACTATCTATTTCATGAATGTGGGGTGCAGGGGAACGTCTGAGTTGTGCACCGGTGCGGGGCTTAGAGAGATGGTCGGGGCGGCAGccaacacagtggtgtggagacgtcGAGAGGAAAGCAGGGCGGCGATAGCTACCAGCCGCAAGGGGCGGATGCAGGCAAGAAAGGCTGGGTTGGTCAGTGGCTACACGAGGAGGAAGAGGCGACAGGTTAAAGATGAACGGTACCTTGAACTATTTTCAGCCGTTGGATGGAGATTTAAAGGCCCTTGATGAAAGCGACTGATGCAACATATTTTTTTAGGCACCTGCCGTATAGACAGTCCCAATAAATAAATGTATTATTATACTATAAAAAAGTTTAAACATGGTTTGAAACTTTCATTGTATATACAAGAAAACTCATATTGTGATATTTGAATATTTTAACTTTATCACTGTGTAATTTCTTCAACTTTCAAACTTTATTCTTTACAATAATTTAAAAGATTTTGacatattttttataaaaaaatatctcCTTCAATCCGTAGCCACACAAACCAACATAATCCAGCGAACCACCCTGTGATgaaatggttaggaggacagtggtattcTGCCCGCCAGAGTTTAATTCCTAAACTTGATATTGACACTCgtatttttctagatttatttAAGGTTTTCTAGCGTTGTGCGCTTAGCGAGAGGAGACGTTCCGTCTACTACGAAGATGTCTATTATGATTTTGTTAATCTTAAAATAATGTGTCAGCTTAATCTTTTGAAGATGCTTATAAAAATAACGTGTGCATGTGTGTATAAAAGGACAGAATCCCTTGGCATGCAATGTTCCGCCGCAGCACTTCCGAATGAAACGAATTCAATCCTATATATTTATTCCACATTTCGGAACAAATAACGAATGCAGACAACAAACTGCCGTGACAATCTCGCACAACATGAATGGACGAAACAAATAATGTAAACAAAAAAGAAACAAACAAACAATTTCATGGGCGGCATCCGACCGATATCCATCAATTCTGAACCTTATCCTCAGCATGGTCTCACTCCTCCTCGAAGCACCTGACGGCGTTGTCGGGGTCGATGTCGCTGCAGAGCGGCAGGTCGGCGGGGAGCGCCTCCAGGCTGAGGTTGGCGTCCCTCAGCGCGAACACCACCTCCTCGAACAGCAGCCGGTTGCCGGTGGGCGTGAGGTGCAGCCCGTCCCGGAGGAACGCCGTCTCCCACCCTGGGAACTCCTGCATCCGGGACCAGAGGTCGATGGCCCGGAGCCCGCACTGCCCGGCCACCTCCACGCACGCCCGCGCGTACCGCCCGGCGGCCTCGTTGGTCCGCTCGGGCAGGCCCGACGCGTCCCCGTTGCGCGGGAACCGGACGCGGCCGCGCTCGTCGACGGGGGGCGGCGTGACGAGGATGAGCGCCGCCGCCGGCCAGCGCGCGCGGAGCAGCGCGCAGATGGCGCGGAGGTTGTCGCCGTACTCAGGGAGCGGCACGTGCTGGAACGCGCTGGCCCGGTCGGGGAGCGACGCGTCGTTGGCGCCGAAGAAGATGGTGACGGCGGCGACGGCCGCCGACGCCGGGATGGCGGAGAACGCGCGGTCGGCCACCAGGGACGCCCAGCGGGTGTTGTAGCCGCTGTAGCCCCGGAGGACGACGTCGGCGGAGCGGGAGTAGTGGTTCGCCAGGTGCGCGCCCCACCCGCCCTCCCCGAACGACTCTTCCGTGATGGAGTCGCCGAACAGCACGATCGACGGCCTCATGATGATGATCCTCGAGCTCAAGCTTCGCTCTAGCTAGCTAGTCAAGTTCGATCGATGAGTGGCATGGCGcgcggaggggtatatatatagacaGGAAGCGAAAGGCGGCTGCATGGGAGAGCGAGCCGGGCTGGCCGTACGTACGTACGCTCGTTGAATTCGCCCGGTGACCTCACGCCTGACATATACGGGCTCGTTTTTTCAGGTGACATGTACTCGGTTCAGTGCTACGGACGAAACGAACAAAATACCATTCTCGATCGTCTTGATTTGTGGCGACGTCGCTTCTGTCGTACGGACAAATCGAGTATGGAAAATCAAACTGCCCTCGTCTCCTCATCGTTTTACGGTACCGCCTCTGTGACGCTAGAACATTCCTTTCCCGTGGCGCGCGTATGAGCGGTGACTTATAGCATTGCAAATTATGCTTTTTTAGGGTTTTGCACATGGCAACTATGTCAGTCAGTTATAGCATTGCAAATTCTGCGTTTCTAAGTTTTTGCACATTGCTAACGCTATAACATGGCAATTTATGTGCGTCGTAGCTTTTCCGCACATGGCTACTATATGTGTTACAAAATGGCAACTTTTTTCCCCCTAAAACAAGACATGACAACTTTTTGCACGCATCATGGTAATTCTCTACCTGTCTCATGAACTCATGGCAAATCTCTATCATGTAGCATGACAATTCTCTACTTGCGGCATGGCAAATCTTTATCTTGTAGCATGATAATCTCTATATTATAGGATGGTAAATTTTTATTGACCGACGTGGCAGTTTCTCTTATCAGGGCAATCATTTTTTTCTAGCATGCCAATTTTTCTCATCTCAAGATTTGTGNNNNNNNNNNNNNNNNNNNNNNNNNNNNNNNNNNNNNNNNNNNNNNNNNNNNNNNNNNNNNNNNNNNNNNNNNNNNNNNNNNNNNNNNNNNNNNNNNNNNNNNNNNNNNNNNNNNNNNNNNNNNNNNNNNNNNNNNNNNNNNNNNNNNNNNNNNNNNNNNNNNNNNNNNNNNNNNNNNNNNNNNNNNNATAAATATTGAGGGACTCTCAATAAACATTTATtggaaaatatttattgagaaactacTAGAGAGTACTTGATCACATAATTATCAGTTTTGGTAATCCTACAACGTCTGAGATCATCTCATATCTAAGTGCAAGGTCAACTTTGCACCTTTTCAAAGGAAAGTGCAACCTCTAAGGTATTGTTTTTTGAACGCATCCAAACACATTGGTGCTCCAAATAGGACAATTTACAACACATTTTAGAGGTTTggtttatttatttgtttatttgGCCACAAGTTACAGATGTCATTTCTTTATGAAATTCACATGTGTTTGCTAATAAAAATTCAGGGTTGTTAATTTTTTGAGCCCGTCTATGTCACATCTGGATGTGAGGGGATACCTCACATCTGAGTATGATGTCAACACCACCTCATTTTTCATTGTTTGTCATGTTCGTTTGATTTTAATTTGTCAAAGCCCAAAACAAAAAACCAGCTCACCCCGCGTCCGCCTGGGTGGTCGGCCTATAAGTAAATCTGGTCGCTACCTGCCCTAAAAAAGGAAAATTCTGGTTTCTAGTTACCCGTTCAAAATAATCTGATCGCTAGCGCTAACATCGATTTGTTTGCATTTGCGTCTGATCGATATACACTTACAAGAACGTCTCCCATCACTAGCTTCTAGGCCaccaaggattttttttctttcggTTTTTGCATTTTTTTACTCTTATATTTTATAATTAATTTTAAGTAATATTTCAAAAACATCTTCATGAATTTACATATTTTATTTCAAATTATAAAAAATGTTatcaaataccaaaaatatactaATATACGGTGAACAATCCTTTAATATATGATGATCTTTTATGAATACACACTAATCTTTGTGCAATATACATTATATAGGATGCATTTTTTAATTACACACAATGAAGATTTCTTCAAATACACGAAATTATTTTAAACACGTACTAAACAACTGATTGTGCATTCAAATAATGTTCACAAATTAGTAAAAAAATAGTCATGATTCAAAATTTGTTTGCAAATTCAGAAAATATGTTCTTAAATTTAAAAATATGCATggtttgaaaaatgttcataattttgaaAAGGTTTCAGGAATTTTAATAACAAAAAGAGGTAAGGAAAAGTGGAAAAACAAAAAGCCAACAGGAAAAAAACAAATAGAGAAAATAGATAAATAAGAAGAGAACAAAGAATGAACATAACTTTATtttgtttaaaaaatgttaaacatgaacAAATTTACGAATTTGGAATTATTGAAACTTGTGAATTTGtgaaaaaagaaaagaataaaaaacaaaaaatgagatcaAATTTTGACAATAGAAATATTGAAAGGAGAGGAAAACCAATGAATAAAAAATGTAAAATAAAAGTAATGGAAAAACATGAAGAAAACAAAACCAAAAACGCATCCTAGCTACTTGGGCCGGCTCATCCGTGGTTTGTTCgccgtcgagggtggacttgcaactgggacaaagaaAGATTGTACTCCCGATTGCGAGTCGAGagtggacttgcaattgggatTACAAAAGGTCGGCCGAGTTGCGAGTCAAGTTTGGACTTGCCACTGGGACAAAAGTTTGGGCCCCAGTTGCGAttcgaggatggacttgcaactgggacaagaaAAGGTTGATTCCTAATTGTGAGTCAACGGtgcacttgcaactgggacaaaagaaAGGTTAGGCCCCAGTTGCGAATCGAGagtggacttgcaattgggactAAAAAATTCgggccccagttgcgagtcgagcgtGGACTTGCAAGTCGGACAAAAAAGGTTgggccctagttgcgagttgagggtggacttgAAACTTAGACAAAAAAGGTTGGgccccgatacgtctccaacgtatctatattttttttattgttctatgcaattatattatcagttttggatgttttatatgcattaatatgctattttatattattcttgggactaacctattaacctagagcccagtgccagtttttggttttccttgttttttagcttcatagaaaaggaatgccaaacagagtccaaatgaaaTAAAACCTCCGCTATGATTTttgttggaccagaagacacccaggagacttggagtgcaagtcagaagacccacgaggtcgccacaagggtggagggcgcgcctaggggggtagggcgcgccccctaccatgtgggcccctcggtgaccctctgacctagatcttccacctatatattcacatatattcccaaaccatgacaagcatccatgaaaacacttttccatcgccgcaaccttctgttcccgtgagatcccatcttggggccttttccggcatcctgccggagggggattcgatcacggagggcttctacatcaactctattgttcttccgatgaagcgtgagtagtttacctcagacctacgggtccatagctagtatctagatggcttcttctctctctttgattctcaataccatgttctcctcgatgttcttggagatctatccgatgtaatgttcttttgtagtgtgtttgtcgagatccgatgaattgtggatttatgatcaggttatctatgaatattatttgaatcctctctgaattcatgtatgcatgatttgatatctttgtaattctcttcgaactatcggtttagtttgaccaactagattggtttttcttgcaatgggagaagtggttagatttgggttcaatcttgtggtgtcctttcgcagtgacagTAGGGACGGGAAGGCATGTATTCTATTGTtgacatcaaggataaaaagatgatgtTATTGCTTGAGATTATTCCtctccatcatgtcatcttacttaatgttgttggggaatgtagcataattttaaaattttctatgcatcaccaagatcaatctatggagtcatctagcaacgagggagaggggagtgcatctacatacccttgtagatcgcgagcggaagcgttcaagggaacggggttgatggagtcgtactcgtcgtgatccaaatcaccgatgacctagcgctgaacagacggcacctccgcgttcaacacacgtacggttgggaagacgtctcctccaacttgatccatcaagggggaaggataggttgatggagatccagcaacacgacgtcgtggtggtgaaagcaacggtgatctcggtagggcttcgccaagctcagggagagggagaagtgtcacgggagggagagggaggcgccaggggctagggtgcgg
This portion of the Triticum dicoccoides isolate Atlit2015 ecotype Zavitan chromosome 7A, WEW_v2.0, whole genome shotgun sequence genome encodes:
- the LOC119328145 gene encoding GDSL esterase/lipase At5g45920-like, producing the protein MRPSIVLFGDSITEESFGEGGWGAHLANHYSRSADVVLRGYSGYNTRWASLVADRAFSAIPASAAVAAVTIFFGANDASLPDRASAFQHVPLPEYGDNLRAICALLRARWPAAALILVTPPPVDERGRVRFPRNGDASGLPERTNEAAGRYARACVEVAGQCGLRAIDLWSRMQEFPGWETAFLRDGLHLTPTGNRLLFEEVVFALRDANLSLEALPADLPLCSDIDPDNAVRCFEEE